A single Brachyspira hampsonii DNA region contains:
- a CDS encoding nucleotidyltransferase domain-containing protein, which produces MISLTENEIQIIKDILKKHIKYGKAYLFGSRVKGTNKKFSDIDIVIDINIKLSLNEISRIKDDFEESDLIYSADIIDYNAIDDSFKIIIDNEKVLIYETI; this is translated from the coding sequence ATGATTAGCTTAACTGAAAATGAAATTCAAATTATCAAAGATATTCTAAAAAAACATATAAAATATGGAAAAGCATATTTATTTGGTTCAAGAGTAAAAGGAACAAATAAAAAATTCTCAGATATTGATATAGTTATAGATATTAATATCAAATTATCATTAAATGAGATATCAAGAATAAAAGATGATTTTGAAGAAAGTGATTTAATTTATTCTGCTGATATTATTGATTATAATGCTATAGATGATAGTTTTAAGATTATTATAGATAATGAAAAAGTATTAATATATGAAACTATCTAA
- a CDS encoding peptide ABC transporter substrate-binding protein — MKKNILVKLFCLLYVIFILSCHKEPKNILNEITVSVGPEPQTIDPTINSAVDAMIYTTHLFENLTIRDENNNIIPGAAESWTSSNNNTIYIFNIRSNAKWSDGVDLKANDFVYAWKRIVAPKNGASYSILLDVIKNAGDIMMGKKDKETLGVKALDDKTLYVELEYPVPYFLEMAAHTAYTPLREDIVSQNEDGWTLDVNTMVGNGAFQIVRWDHNARLVVRKNTDYWNYKEIKPDIINFEFIDNDNTAMSAIINEEIYFYHNTPINDREMLLKEGIARAVPNISLYFYEVDNRKEPFNDVRVRKAISLAIDREYIVNNIMKGGEKPAAAIVPYNIKDVDSTNDFRYKKEGYFSTKSEDYQKNVEEARALLADAGYPNGENFPVFEFITNPGFHITIAESIQAMLKEALNINMVIRQEEWAVLLQTRRDGNFDMARQGWIGGYNSPAAFLSLVKTGYVLNEGRYSNTLFDKALLDASFAENDSDRSMYFHEAESIAMNDMAIIPIYYYSGTVMQNRKLTNVIYDIFGIYNFSKAEIVEESN, encoded by the coding sequence ATGAAAAAGAATATATTAGTTAAATTATTTTGTTTATTGTATGTTATTTTTATTTTATCATGCCATAAAGAGCCAAAAAATATTTTAAATGAAATAACCGTTTCTGTAGGTCCTGAGCCTCAGACAATAGATCCTACAATCAATTCAGCAGTAGATGCTATGATATATACAACACATTTATTTGAAAATTTAACTATAAGAGATGAAAATAATAATATTATACCAGGAGCTGCCGAAAGCTGGACATCATCTAATAACAATACAATATATATTTTTAATATTAGAAGCAATGCCAAATGGTCTGATGGAGTTGATTTAAAGGCTAATGATTTTGTATATGCTTGGAAGAGAATAGTTGCCCCTAAAAACGGAGCTTCATATTCAATACTTTTGGATGTTATAAAAAATGCAGGCGATATAATGATGGGTAAAAAAGATAAAGAAACATTGGGCGTTAAAGCATTAGATGATAAAACTTTATATGTAGAATTAGAATATCCTGTCCCTTATTTTCTGGAGATGGCAGCACATACTGCATATACACCTTTGCGTGAAGATATCGTTAGTCAAAATGAGGACGGCTGGACTTTAGATGTTAATACTATGGTTGGAAACGGAGCTTTTCAAATAGTTCGCTGGGATCATAATGCAAGATTAGTAGTTCGTAAAAATACAGACTATTGGAATTATAAAGAGATTAAGCCTGATATTATTAATTTTGAGTTTATAGATAATGATAATACTGCAATGTCTGCGATAATAAATGAGGAAATATATTTTTATCATAATACGCCTATAAATGATAGAGAGATGCTTTTAAAAGAAGGTATTGCAAGAGCAGTACCTAATATATCACTTTATTTTTACGAAGTTGATAATAGAAAAGAGCCTTTTAATGATGTTAGAGTGAGGAAGGCTATTTCTTTAGCTATAGATAGGGAATATATAGTGAATAATATTATGAAAGGAGGAGAAAAACCTGCTGCTGCTATTGTTCCTTATAATATAAAAGATGTTGATAGTACAAATGATTTTAGATATAAAAAAGAAGGATATTTTTCTACAAAAAGTGAAGATTATCAAAAGAATGTAGAGGAGGCTAGGGCATTACTTGCAGATGCGGGTTATCCTAATGGAGAAAATTTCCCTGTATTTGAATTCATAACAAATCCCGGTTTTCATATTACTATTGCAGAAAGCATACAAGCTATGTTAAAAGAAGCATTAAATATAAATATGGTTATAAGACAGGAGGAATGGGCTGTACTTTTGCAAACTAGAAGAGATGGAAACTTTGATATGGCAAGACAGGGCTGGATTGGAGGATATAATAGCCCTGCTGCATTTCTATCTTTGGTAAAAACAGGATATGTATTGAATGAGGGAAGATATAGTAATACGCTATTTGATAAAGCTTTATTAGATGCCTCTTTTGCCGAAAATGATTCAGATAGAAGTATGTATTTTCATGAGGCTGAAAGCATTGCTATGAATGACATGGCTATTATTCCAATATATTATTATTCCGGAACTGTAATGCAAAATAGAAAATTAACTAATGTTATTTATGATATATTCGGTATATATAATTTTAGCAAAGCAGAAATTGTAGAAGAAAGTAATTGA
- a CDS encoding DUF2147 domain-containing protein, whose translation MKNSILFMLFIIILSSSVYAENNAKDVEGFWAMPEKPRGRMKVAKIIVIDNKVYAYGIALHDDVKSTLDIHNPDKSLRDKDLKGLIFIYDIVFKDGEWHTGRIYHTDQGSIYYAKISLSEDKKTLFLKASLDKKGIVGATVEWTRLSKEESNKYTDIPVNKLRTIEGKGI comes from the coding sequence ATGAAAAATAGTATATTATTTATGTTGTTTATAATTATATTAAGCTCTTCAGTATATGCTGAAAATAATGCAAAAGATGTTGAAGGCTTCTGGGCTATGCCTGAAAAACCAAGAGGAAGAATGAAAGTAGCCAAAATAATAGTTATTGATAATAAAGTATATGCTTACGGCATAGCATTGCATGATGATGTAAAAAGTACATTGGATATACATAATCCGGATAAATCATTGAGAGATAAGGATTTAAAAGGATTAATATTTATATATGATATAGTATTCAAAGATGGTGAGTGGCATACAGGAAGAATATATCATACAGATCAAGGAAGCATATACTATGCCAAAATAAGTTTATCAGAAGATAAAAAAACATTATTTCTGAAAGCATCATTGGATAAAAAAGGCATAGTAGGAGCTACAGTAGAATGGACTAGGCTCTCTAAAGAAGAGTCCAATAAATATACAGATATTCCTGTAAATAAATTAAGAACTATAGAAGGCAAAGGAATATGA
- a CDS encoding aminopeptidase, which translates to MKDARIEKLAKTIVNYSCKLKKGEKILIKSYGEGEERSLVNAIIKEVYKIGASPFVWNHDPHILRELLKQCNEEQMKTWAKSDLMLMKEMDAYVGIWGGLNSSENSSVKMENHAIYEKFYLDPVHMKERVKNTKWVVMNYPTSAMAQQASMSTDEFEDFYFKVCNLDYSKMSEAMDNLVKLMNKTDKVRIVGKDTDLTFSIKDIPAIKCAGELNIPDGEVFTAPVKNSVNGILSYNTPSLYSDGFTYENIKFEFKNGKIINASCNDTKRINNILDTDSGSRYIGEFAIGVNPYITEPMKDILFDEKIMGSFHFTPGACYDEAPNGNSSKVHWDLVCIQTKKYGGGEIYFDDKLIRKDGLFVIDSLKCLNPNNLK; encoded by the coding sequence ATGAAAGATGCGAGAATAGAAAAATTAGCAAAAACTATAGTTAATTATTCATGCAAATTAAAAAAAGGTGAAAAAATACTTATAAAATCTTATGGAGAAGGTGAAGAAAGAAGTTTAGTAAATGCCATTATAAAAGAAGTTTATAAAATAGGAGCAAGTCCTTTTGTTTGGAATCATGATCCTCATATACTTAGAGAATTATTGAAGCAATGTAATGAAGAGCAGATGAAAACTTGGGCAAAATCTGATTTGATGCTTATGAAGGAGATGGATGCGTATGTTGGTATATGGGGCGGATTAAATAGTTCAGAAAACTCTTCTGTAAAAATGGAAAATCATGCTATATATGAAAAGTTTTATCTTGATCCGGTACACATGAAAGAGAGAGTGAAAAATACTAAATGGGTTGTTATGAATTATCCTACATCAGCTATGGCACAGCAGGCTTCTATGAGTACAGATGAATTTGAAGATTTTTATTTTAAGGTTTGCAATTTGGATTATTCTAAGATGTCTGAAGCTATGGATAATTTAGTAAAACTTATGAATAAAACTGACAAAGTTAGAATAGTTGGAAAAGATACTGATTTAACTTTCTCTATAAAAGATATACCTGCCATAAAATGTGCCGGTGAGCTTAATATCCCTGACGGAGAAGTATTTACTGCCCCTGTAAAAAATTCTGTTAATGGTATTTTATCTTATAATACACCTTCTTTATACAGCGACGGATTTACTTATGAAAATATTAAATTTGAGTTTAAAAATGGAAAAATAATTAATGCCTCTTGTAATGATACTAAGAGAATAAATAATATATTAGACACTGACAGCGGTTCAAGATATATAGGCGAGTTTGCTATAGGAGTTAATCCTTATATTACAGAGCCTATGAAAGATATATTATTTGATGAGAAAATTATGGGAAGTTTCCATTTTACTCCGGGTGCTTGTTATGATGAAGCTCCTAATGGAAATAGTTCTAAAGTGCATTGGGATTTAGTATGTATACAGACTAAAAAATACGGAGGCGGTGAAATTTATTTTGATGATAAATTGATAAGAAAAGACGGATTATTTGTTATTGACAGTCTTAAATGTTTGAATCCTAATAATTTAAAATAA
- a CDS encoding GNAT family N-acetyltransferase: MSDKKFDIRFAVSEDVGVILKFIKELACYEKLEHEVTATEDILKEWIFEKKKCEVLIALENNIEIGYALFFHNFSTFLGKAGIYLEDLYITPDYRGLGYGKRLLKEVAKIAVERGCERLDWQCLDWNKSSIDFYLSLNAIQMSDWTSYRLSHEVLKRFAHE, from the coding sequence ATGAGTGATAAGAAATTTGATATTAGATTTGCTGTTAGTGAAGATGTTGGTGTAATATTAAAATTTATAAAAGAACTTGCCTGTTATGAAAAATTAGAGCATGAGGTTACTGCAACTGAGGATATACTTAAAGAGTGGATATTTGAAAAAAAGAAATGCGAAGTTTTAATAGCCTTAGAAAATAATATTGAAATAGGATATGCATTATTTTTTCATAATTTTTCTACCTTTTTGGGAAAGGCTGGAATATATTTAGAAGATTTATATATTACACCTGATTATAGGGGATTGGGATATGGAAAAAGACTTTTGAAAGAGGTTGCAAAAATTGCAGTTGAAAGAGGATGCGAAAGACTTGATTGGCAGTGTTTGGATTGGAATAAATCTAGTATTGATTTTTATTTATCACTCAATGCGATTCAGATGTCAGATTGGACTTCTTATAGGCTTAGCCATGAAGTTTTAAAAAGATTCGCTCATGAATGA
- the pyrH gene encoding UMP kinase produces MKKRVLLKISGEALLGQKEYGIDNNVVDRIALEMKEAGNDTEIAVVVGGGNIFRGMQLSDKTGMVRATADSMGMLATIMNAIALKDRFMAAGTHTQILSAFNIEGMIEGFERDKAIRILERGNVLIIAGGTSNPYFTTDSTAILRALEIGASIVLKGTNVDGVYDKDPKKNEDAKMYNDITFKEAINQNLRVMDMTAFAMANDNDMPIRVFNMNKAGNITKAISGENIGTYVHN; encoded by the coding sequence ATGAAAAAAAGAGTATTGCTCAAGATATCAGGAGAAGCTTTACTTGGTCAAAAAGAATACGGTATAGATAATAATGTTGTTGATAGAATAGCATTAGAGATGAAAGAGGCTGGAAATGATACAGAAATAGCTGTAGTTGTAGGGGGAGGAAATATTTTCAGAGGTATGCAGTTATCTGATAAAACAGGTATGGTAAGAGCCACCGCTGATTCTATGGGTATGCTTGCTACTATTATGAATGCCATTGCTTTAAAAGACAGATTTATGGCTGCAGGAACTCATACTCAAATATTATCAGCTTTTAATATAGAAGGAATGATAGAGGGGTTTGAGAGAGATAAGGCTATTCGTATATTAGAACGCGGTAATGTATTAATCATAGCAGGCGGTACCTCTAATCCTTATTTTACAACTGACAGTACAGCTATACTTAGAGCTTTAGAGATAGGTGCTTCTATAGTATTAAAAGGTACTAATGTTGATGGAGTTTATGATAAAGATCCTAAAAAGAATGAAGATGCAAAAATGTATAATGATATAACTTTTAAAGAAGCTATTAATCAGAATTTAAGAGTTATGGATATGACAGCTTTTGCTATGGCTAATGATAATGATATGCCTATAAGAGTATTTAATATGAATAAAGCCGGTAATATCACAAAAGCTATTTCCGGTGAAAATATAGGAACCTATGTACATAATTGA
- the floA gene encoding flotillin-like protein FloA (flotillin-like protein involved in membrane lipid rafts): MFDFGYIPIIPMFVGIVVILILLFIFLHFFPMGLWITALFSGVRINMITLITMRLRRVNPSLIVLNQIKLWKAGLKIGTNELEAHYLAGGNPTAVADALIAADKASLDLNFERAAAIDLAGRDLVDAIRTSVSPRVIATPLIAAVAKDGIQVKATARVTVRTNINRLVGGAGEETIIARVGEGIVTTIGSSASHKEVLENPDRISQVVLAKGLDSGTAFEILSIDIADVDVGSNIGAFLQIDQAEADKKIAQAKAEERRVMAIAREQEMRAQVEEMKAKVVEAESQLPLAIAEALKKGNIGVLDYYNMKNVMADTEMRYSISGMDSMSKNNNSSGNIKQ, encoded by the coding sequence ATGTTTGATTTTGGTTATATTCCAATTATTCCTATGTTTGTCGGTATTGTAGTAATACTGATACTTTTATTTATCTTCTTGCATTTTTTCCCTATGGGGCTTTGGATTACTGCTTTGTTTTCCGGTGTAAGAATAAATATGATAACATTGATTACTATGCGTCTTAGAAGAGTTAATCCTTCGCTTATAGTATTGAATCAAATAAAGTTATGGAAGGCAGGCTTAAAGATAGGAACAAATGAGCTTGAGGCACATTATTTAGCAGGGGGCAATCCTACTGCTGTTGCTGATGCTTTGATAGCTGCTGATAAGGCGTCTTTGGATTTGAACTTTGAGAGGGCTGCTGCTATAGACTTGGCTGGAAGAGATTTAGTTGATGCTATAAGAACTTCTGTTTCTCCTAGAGTTATAGCTACACCTTTGATTGCTGCCGTTGCTAAAGATGGTATACAGGTTAAAGCCACTGCGAGAGTTACTGTTAGAACTAATATTAACCGTCTTGTTGGAGGTGCCGGAGAGGAAACTATTATTGCCAGAGTAGGAGAGGGGATAGTTACTACTATAGGCAGTTCTGCTTCTCATAAAGAAGTTTTAGAAAATCCGGACAGAATATCTCAGGTTGTACTTGCTAAGGGGCTTGATTCCGGTACCGCTTTTGAGATACTTTCTATTGATATTGCAGATGTTGATGTTGGAAGTAATATTGGGGCTTTCTTACAGATTGACCAAGCTGAGGCTGACAAGAAAATTGCTCAGGCTAAAGCTGAAGAGAGAAGGGTTATGGCTATAGCTCGTGAACAGGAGATGCGTGCTCAGGTTGAGGAGATGAAAGCTAAAGTTGTTGAAGCTGAATCTCAGCTTCCGCTTGCTATTGCTGAGGCTCTTAAAAAAGGAAATATTGGTGTATTGGATTATTATAATATGAAAAATGTTATGGCTGATACTGAAATGCGTTATAGTATATCCGGTATGGATTCAATGAGCAAAAATAATAATTCTTCTGGTAATATAAAACAATAA
- a CDS encoding MalY/PatB family protein codes for MTIEKFNYEYLVSREGTNANKWETKKDRRFNADGLIPMWVADMEFKAPNEVIDALNKRIMHGVFGYTILWDSYFEAFFNWQKRRYNIELKKEWISFSTGVVTSIYWLVNAFTQKGDSIIILTPVYYPFHNAVKDNGRNLIECGLKNDNGIFTIDFERLENDIVKNNVKMMIFCNPHNPVGRVWTDEEIDKTFDICKKHNVYIISDEIHQDINLGVRPFISALSIKNKDKYMDKLIVLTSASKTFNLACLLNSHVIIPNDDMRNIYNKYVRTVNRTELSLLGMVAAEAAYKYGEDWLDGLLKTLKRNYEYIKNELNEKVPDIIISPLEGTYLMFIDLRKVVNADRIKEFIQDDCKIAVDFGEWFSKDYKGFIRLNIATNFEYIKIFTDNVILQLKTKNYI; via the coding sequence ATGACAATAGAAAAATTTAATTATGAATATTTGGTAAGCAGAGAAGGTACAAATGCTAATAAATGGGAAACCAAAAAAGATAGAAGATTCAATGCTGACGGATTGATTCCTATGTGGGTTGCTGATATGGAGTTTAAAGCACCTAATGAAGTAATAGATGCATTAAATAAAAGAATTATGCATGGAGTTTTTGGGTATACTATTTTGTGGGATAGTTATTTTGAGGCATTTTTTAATTGGCAGAAAAGAAGATATAATATAGAGTTAAAAAAAGAATGGATAAGTTTTTCTACAGGGGTTGTAACTTCTATATATTGGCTTGTGAATGCTTTTACTCAAAAAGGAGATTCTATTATTATACTTACACCTGTTTATTATCCTTTTCATAATGCTGTTAAAGATAATGGTAGAAATTTAATTGAATGCGGATTGAAAAATGATAATGGTATTTTTACAATAGATTTTGAAAGATTGGAAAATGACATTGTAAAAAATAATGTGAAAATGATGATATTCTGTAATCCTCATAATCCTGTTGGAAGAGTATGGACTGATGAAGAAATAGATAAAACTTTTGATATATGCAAAAAACATAATGTATATATAATTTCAGATGAGATACATCAGGATATAAACTTAGGAGTTCGTCCTTTTATATCTGCACTTTCTATAAAAAATAAAGACAAGTATATGGATAAATTGATAGTATTAACTTCAGCATCAAAAACTTTTAATTTAGCCTGTCTTTTGAATTCTCATGTAATTATACCTAATGATGATATGAGAAATATATATAATAAATATGTTCGTACTGTAAATAGAACTGAGCTAAGTTTGCTTGGCATGGTTGCTGCTGAAGCTGCTTATAAATACGGAGAAGATTGGCTTGACGGACTTTTAAAAACTCTAAAAAGAAATTATGAATATATTAAAAATGAATTAAATGAAAAAGTACCTGATATAATAATAAGTCCTTTAGAAGGTACATATTTAATGTTTATAGATTTAAGAAAGGTTGTCAATGCTGACAGAATAAAAGAGTTTATACAAGATGATTGTAAGATAGCAGTTGATTTCGGAGAATGGTTTTCTAAAGATTATAAAGGTTTTATAAGATTAAATATTGCTACAAATTTTGAATATATAAAAATTTTTACAGACAATGTTATCTTGCAGCTTAAAACTAAAAATTATATATAA
- the ahpC gene encoding alkyl hydroperoxide reductase subunit C — protein MSLINRKLIDFKVEAYQNGEFKTVETKDVLGKWSVFFFYPADFTFVCPTELEDLNSVYDELKKINCEVYSVSADTHFVHKAWADATKTIANLKYTMLGDPTGVLGRFFEVFVDEVGQDLRGSFIVNPEGQIKAYEVHDMGIGRDANELLRKVQAAQYVAEHGGEVCPAKWKPGAKTLKPGIDLVGKL, from the coding sequence ATGAGTTTAATTAATAGAAAACTTATTGATTTTAAAGTTGAAGCTTATCAAAACGGAGAGTTCAAAACTGTTGAAACAAAAGATGTATTAGGTAAATGGAGTGTATTTTTCTTCTATCCAGCTGACTTTACATTTGTATGTCCTACAGAATTAGAAGATTTAAATAGTGTATATGATGAATTAAAGAAAATTAATTGTGAAGTTTATTCTGTATCAGCAGATACTCACTTTGTACATAAAGCTTGGGCAGATGCTACAAAAACTATAGCTAATCTTAAATACACTATGCTTGGAGATCCAACAGGAGTATTAGGAAGATTCTTTGAAGTATTTGTAGATGAAGTTGGTCAAGATTTACGCGGAAGTTTCATTGTAAACCCAGAAGGTCAAATTAAAGCTTATGAAGTACATGATATGGGAATCGGTAGAGATGCTAATGAATTATTGCGTAAAGTACAAGCTGCGCAATATGTAGCTGAACATGGCGGCGAAGTTTGTCCTGCTAAATGGAAACCAGGTGCTAAAACTTTAAAACCAGGTATTGATTTGGTTGGTAAACTATAA
- the fabD gene encoding ACP S-malonyltransferase, whose protein sequence is MSNIAFLFPGQGSQCAGMGKSLYDNVAESKAIFDKAANILDDVDIKALCFEGTEDDLKKTENTQPALVTVGIAVYEALKAKGVKGDLFAGHSLGEITALSAAGYISFEDAVKIARTRGLLMAKAGADAPYGMAAVLGLSYDDVAKCMPENKEVVAANYNLKDQIVISGLLSAIEAVTPKLQEAGAKRVLPLKVSGAFHSPFMKPAADSLKEFLEKIEFHKNDNKVLSNVTAEVHEFDSIKENLYKQMFSTVRWYESMLNIQKQGITKVFECGPGKVLVGMSKKITPDIESVCVFDIDSLNAACN, encoded by the coding sequence ATGTCAAATATAGCATTTTTATTTCCTGGTCAAGGTTCGCAATGTGCAGGTATGGGAAAATCTTTGTATGATAATGTTGCTGAGTCTAAAGCAATATTCGATAAGGCAGCAAATATATTAGATGATGTAGATATAAAAGCATTATGTTTTGAAGGAACAGAAGATGATCTTAAAAAAACAGAAAATACCCAGCCTGCTTTGGTTACAGTAGGCATTGCAGTTTATGAAGCATTAAAAGCAAAAGGAGTTAAAGGAGACCTATTTGCAGGTCATAGTTTAGGAGAAATTACTGCACTTTCTGCCGCAGGATACATATCATTTGAAGATGCTGTAAAAATAGCAAGAACAAGAGGTCTTCTAATGGCTAAAGCTGGTGCTGATGCTCCTTACGGAATGGCTGCTGTGCTTGGATTAAGTTATGATGATGTTGCTAAATGTATGCCAGAAAACAAAGAGGTTGTTGCTGCTAATTATAATTTAAAAGATCAAATAGTTATATCTGGTTTATTAAGTGCAATTGAAGCTGTTACTCCTAAACTTCAGGAGGCTGGTGCTAAAAGAGTATTGCCATTAAAAGTATCCGGTGCTTTCCACTCTCCATTTATGAAACCTGCTGCTGACAGCTTAAAAGAGTTTTTAGAAAAAATAGAATTTCATAAAAATGATAATAAAGTTTTATCTAATGTTACAGCTGAAGTTCATGAATTCGATTCTATAAAAGAAAATCTATACAAACAAATGTTCTCTACTGTAAGATGGTATGAAAGCATGCTTAATATTCAAAAACAAGGTATTACAAAAGTATTTGAATGCGGACCTGGTAAAGTTTTAGTTGGTATGAGTAAAAAAATTACTCCAGATATTGAATCTGTTTGTGTGTTTGATATAGATTCTCTAAACGCTGCTTGTAATTAA
- a CDS encoding cation diffusion facilitator family transporter has product MNHVSNEKKSKYMIIEGVVSVIINILLFAFKYIVGLLTGSLSIMADAWHSLSDCISSVIVIIGGIFSKRPPDKEHPFGHGRIELITSFIVGIMLVFIGYSFFSEAIKNIMNKKTASFTTMAIVAMVVSILVKELLAQYSLWGYRKSGSKSLYADAWHHRSDSITSIIILVGILFGKSFWWIDGVLSILVSLVIFYAAFDVIKSSVKPLIGEYPSEDIIKSINDIAKELNINDDAANLHHFHIHTYGDHSEITFHMRFPKDMTVFEAHNNVSIFENEIRKKLNIEPTIHIEAYK; this is encoded by the coding sequence ATGAATCATGTTAGTAATGAAAAAAAATCAAAATATATGATAATAGAGGGTGTGGTATCTGTTATTATAAACATATTATTATTTGCTTTTAAGTATATAGTAGGACTTTTAACAGGTTCTTTATCTATTATGGCAGATGCTTGGCATTCATTGAGCGATTGTATAAGCAGTGTTATAGTTATAATAGGAGGAATATTTTCTAAAAGACCGCCCGATAAGGAACACCCATTTGGACATGGAAGAATAGAGCTTATAACTAGTTTTATAGTTGGTATTATGCTTGTGTTTATTGGTTATAGTTTTTTCTCTGAGGCTATAAAAAATATTATGAATAAAAAAACAGCTTCATTCACTACGATGGCAATAGTAGCTATGGTGGTTTCTATTTTGGTTAAAGAACTTTTGGCTCAGTATTCTTTATGGGGATATAGAAAGTCTGGATCTAAATCATTATATGCAGACGCTTGGCATCATAGAAGCGATAGTATTACTTCTATAATTATATTAGTAGGTATTTTATTCGGAAAAAGTTTCTGGTGGATAGATGGTGTATTAAGTATATTAGTTTCTCTTGTAATATTTTACGCTGCTTTTGATGTTATTAAATCTAGTGTAAAACCTCTAATAGGGGAGTATCCTTCAGAAGATATTATTAAAAGTATCAATGATATAGCTAAAGAACTAAATATTAACGATGACGCTGCTAATTTGCATCATTTTCATATACATACTTACGGAGATCATAGCGAAATCACTTTTCATATGCGTTTCCCAAAAGACATGACAGTTTTTGAAGCTCATAATAATGTAAGTATTTTTGAAAATGAAATAAGAAAAAAATTAAATATAGAGCCTACTATACATATAGAGGCTTATAAATAA
- a CDS encoding BMP family lipoprotein has product MIKKIVLCVLFIISLFVFSCSKSANKDTNSFEIAVLIDLGPIDDKSFNQGSWEGVKDYAENHGISYKYYRVPDKDIDSYLNTIDLAVKGGAKLIVTPGYQFEPAIYKAQDIYTNVHFILIDGEPQDGTYTDYKTSPNTVAILYSEEEAGFLAGYAIVKEGYTNLGFMGGVAHPAVVRFGYGFVQGADYAAVESKLPKDAVNIKYTYVGNYDPTPENQTLATSWYKSGVQVIFAAAGAAGNSVMSAAENNNGLVIGVDVDQSFESPSVITSAMKLIRESVYNAVASYYNGNFSGGKTTILGAQVKGVGLPMDTSKFKVFTEDDYNIIYDSLVKKTIKVLKDTDAKSIENLPLNLVKINYIN; this is encoded by the coding sequence ATGATTAAAAAAATAGTGTTATGTGTTTTATTTATCATTTCTTTATTTGTATTCTCATGCTCTAAAAGTGCAAATAAAGATACAAATAGCTTTGAAATAGCTGTACTTATAGATTTAGGTCCTATAGATGATAAATCTTTTAATCAGGGATCTTGGGAAGGCGTAAAGGATTATGCTGAAAATCATGGTATAAGCTATAAATATTATAGAGTTCCTGACAAAGATATAGATTCTTATTTAAACACTATAGACCTTGCAGTTAAAGGCGGTGCTAAATTAATAGTAACTCCGGGATATCAGTTTGAACCTGCTATATACAAAGCACAGGATATTTATACAAATGTACATTTTATATTAATAGACGGAGAGCCGCAGGACGGAACTTATACAGATTATAAAACATCGCCTAATACAGTTGCAATTCTTTATTCTGAAGAGGAAGCCGGATTTTTGGCAGGTTATGCTATAGTAAAAGAAGGATATACTAATTTAGGATTTATGGGAGGTGTTGCTCACCCTGCGGTAGTTAGATTCGGATACGGATTTGTACAGGGTGCTGATTATGCTGCTGTTGAATCAAAGCTGCCTAAAGATGCTGTTAATATCAAATATACTTATGTAGGTAATTATGATCCTACTCCGGAAAATCAAACTTTAGCTACTTCTTGGTATAAAAGCGGCGTACAAGTAATATTTGCTGCTGCAGGTGCCGCAGGAAATTCTGTCATGAGTGCTGCTGAAAATAATAATGGCCTAGTTATTGGTGTTGATGTTGATCAGAGTTTTGAATCTCCTTCTGTTATTACTTCTGCTATGAAATTAATAAGAGAGTCTGTTTATAATGCTGTTGCTTCTTATTATAATGGGAATTTCAGCGGAGGAAAAACTACAATATTAGGAGCTCAGGTTAAAGGTGTAGGGCTTCCTATGGATACTTCTAAATTTAAAGTTTTTACAGAAGATGATTATAATATCATATATGATTCTCTTGTAAAAAAGACCATTAAAGTATTAAAAGATACTGATGCAAAAAGCATAGAAAATTTACCTTTGAATTTAGTAAAAATTAATTATATTAATTAA